A DNA window from Candidatus Methylomirabilota bacterium contains the following coding sequences:
- a CDS encoding bifunctional nuclease family protein, whose amino-acid sequence MRVGRAATVGVLLTIGLLTVGAKETPEKAPPGSGPQEAEVTGVLLDPQSRQPLVVLQGKRDKRNLVMTIGHFEANGIAIPLQGVTPPRPLTHDLMLTLLTDLKASLQRIVITDLRNDVYYALLHLDAQGTTLKIDSRPSDAIALALRAKVPILVEDRVFEKAERVMPKVGPTPHF is encoded by the coding sequence ATGCGTGTCGGCAGAGCGGCCACCGTCGGGGTGCTCTTGACGATCGGCCTGCTGACCGTCGGGGCCAAGGAGACCCCCGAGAAGGCGCCGCCCGGCTCCGGCCCCCAGGAAGCCGAGGTGACCGGGGTCCTCCTCGATCCCCAGTCCCGCCAGCCCCTGGTCGTCCTGCAGGGCAAGCGCGACAAGCGCAACCTCGTCATGACGATCGGCCACTTCGAGGCCAACGGCATCGCCATTCCGCTCCAGGGTGTCACGCCGCCTCGCCCGCTGACCCACGACCTCATGCTGACCCTGCTCACCGACCTCAAGGCCTCGCTCCAGCGCATCGTGATCACGGATCTCCGGAACGACGTCTACTACGCGCTACTGCACCTCGACGCCCAGGGCACCACGCTGAAGATCGACTCCCGGCCGTCGGACGCCATCGCCCTCGCGCTCCGGGCCAAGGTGCCGATCCTGGTGGAGGATCGGGTCTTCGAGAAGGCCGAGCGCGTGATGCCGAAGGTCGGCCCGACGCCGCATTTCTGA
- a CDS encoding MFS transporter has translation MPPSSPILTPAFLQAAVGNFLFFTNLSAFFLLPLHLKELGATEAQFGLIMGLYSATAIFCQPVVGAWVDRAGRRPFMVGGAAVAVAAALAFSAAPDALVLFPVLRILQGLAYSMYFVANFTVVVDLVPADRRGEALGIFGVSGLISTAAGPALGEIVVRAFGFPVFFAATAAVATAALLVSSRVEEPASLPRDDGEGLAGLVGAVLTAPRLPMALGFIFGLGLGTVFTFFPTHASALGVARIGLFAVAYSLAAMGVRVFGGRLIDTLGRRPIIIPALGLQAGAAALLAAGSPLVAWTGLSALPIFILAGIMAGAAHGFLYPALTALVMDVTPEERRGRMIGVFSAFILAGNAAGAMCFGYLAHVLGYSVMFAVLTVCLGGACVLAVRLPR, from the coding sequence ATGCCGCCCTCGTCCCCCATCCTCACCCCCGCCTTCCTGCAGGCGGCGGTCGGCAACTTCCTGTTCTTCACGAATCTCTCGGCCTTCTTTCTCTTGCCGCTCCACCTCAAAGAGCTCGGGGCGACCGAGGCCCAGTTCGGGCTCATCATGGGTCTCTACAGCGCCACCGCGATCTTCTGTCAGCCCGTGGTCGGAGCCTGGGTGGACCGAGCCGGCCGGCGTCCGTTCATGGTGGGCGGCGCGGCGGTGGCGGTGGCGGCCGCGCTCGCCTTCAGCGCCGCCCCCGACGCCCTGGTGCTCTTTCCCGTGCTGCGGATCCTGCAGGGCCTCGCCTACTCGATGTACTTCGTGGCGAACTTCACCGTCGTGGTGGACCTGGTGCCGGCCGACCGGCGCGGGGAGGCCCTCGGGATTTTCGGAGTGTCCGGGCTGATCTCGACGGCCGCGGGTCCGGCGCTCGGCGAGATCGTGGTGCGGGCCTTCGGGTTCCCGGTCTTCTTCGCGGCGACGGCCGCGGTCGCCACCGCCGCCCTGCTCGTCTCGAGCCGCGTCGAGGAGCCAGCGTCGCTGCCGCGCGACGACGGGGAAGGGCTGGCCGGGCTGGTCGGTGCCGTCCTGACCGCGCCCCGGCTTCCGATGGCGCTCGGCTTCATCTTCGGCCTCGGGCTCGGGACGGTCTTCACCTTCTTCCCCACCCATGCCTCGGCCCTCGGGGTGGCGCGAATCGGGCTGTTCGCCGTGGCCTATTCGCTGGCCGCCATGGGCGTGCGTGTGTTCGGAGGACGGTTGATCGACACCCTGGGCCGGCGGCCGATCATCATCCCGGCGCTCGGTCTGCAGGCGGGAGCGGCGGCGCTCCTGGCCGCAGGCAGCCCGCTGGTCGCCTGGACCGGGCTCTCCGCCCTGCCCATCTTCATCCTCGCCGGCATCATGGCGGGGGCGGCCCACGGGTTCCTCTACCCGGCCCTGACCGCGCTCGTGATGGACGTGACGCCGGAGGAGCGCCGGGGCCGGATGATCGGGGTGTTCAGCGCGTTCATCCTTGCCGGGAACGCCGCCGGCGCCATGTGCTTCGGCTACCTGGCCCACGTCCTGGGCTACAGCGTCATGTTCGCCGTCCTGACCGTCTGCCTGGGCGGCGCCTGTGTGCTGGCGGTGCGCCTGCCACGCTGA